The Candidatus Nitrospira nitrosa genomic sequence GGACCGTGAGTCCTATCTCGAGCATCTTGCACTGGCGGGTCTACAAGCACGACTCAAGGAGCGTCCCAGTCGCATAGCATCGGCTGTCTATGACCAACGGCTTCGTGAAGAGCTCATGGTCATCTGTTCGATGGGGTTTGCCGGATACTTCCTCATCGTCTGGGATATCATTCGTTTCGCCCGATCACGAGGCATTCCGGTAGGACCGGGGCGAGGCTCGGCAGCCGGAAGTCTTGTCGCCTATGCGCTTCGGATTACCGATCTTGATCCGCTGGTGTACACCCTCTTATTTGAGCGATTCTTGAACCCTGAACGGGTCTCCCTGCCCGATATCGATATGGACTTCTGCATGGATCGCCGGGGAGAGGTCATCAACTATGTGGTGGAGAAATACGGGACCGACCATGTCGCTCAGATCATTACCTTCGGGACGCTCGGAGCGAAAGCCGCCATCCGCGATGTCGGACGTGTGCTGGAGATGCCCTATGCAGACGCGGACAAGGTCGCAAAGCTCATTCCCAACCAGTTGAACATCTCCCTCCAGCAAGCCCTGGAGACCGAACCTCGCTTACGCGAGCTGGTCGACACTGATCCTAAAGTGAAAGAACTGATGACCAACGCGCAGTCCCTTGAAGGCCTCGCGCGCCATGCCTCGACCCATGCGGCCGGCATCGTGATTTCTGAAGGCCCCCTCACCGACCATGTGCCCCTCTACAAGGGGGCCAACGATGAAGTGGTGACCCAGTACTCGATGGGAGACGTCGAGAAAATCGGTCTTGTGAAATTCGATTTTCTCGGACTCAAGACCCTCACGATGATTCGCCGTGCCGAGACCTTAATCAACGAGACGCATCCCGGCAGCCCCCCACTCGTCATTGATCAGGTTTCGTTTGACGACCCAGCCACGTTTGCGCTGTTAAGCTCGGGGAAAACCACTGGCTTGTTTCAGTTGGAAAGCTCCGGAATGCGCGATCTGCTCACGGGACTCAAGCCGGACCGATTCGAAGATATCATCGCCATTATTGCGCTCTATCGACCAGGCCCCATGGATCTCATCCCGGACTTCATCAAGCGAAAACAGGGCAAGGTCACCATTACCTATGAAGTTCCTGAATTGGAACCAATCCTCAAGGATACCTACGGGGTGATCGTCTACCAGGAACAAGTGATGGCGATTGCCAACAAGGTCGCCGGCTTTTCGTTGGGACAAGCCGATATTCTTCGTCGTGCCATGGGGAAGAAGAAGCCCGAGGAAATGGAAAAGCTGCGCGTCAAATTCATTGACGGGGCCACAGAGAACAAGATTCCCGAGAAAAAAGCGGAGAAGTTATACGAGTTGATTCAAAAGTTCGCCGGATATGGGTTCAACAAATCACATGCCGCCGCCTATGCGGTGGTCTGTTATCAAACAGGATACCTCAAGGCGCACTATCCGACCGAGTTTATGGCGGCCCTCATGACGACCGACATGGGCAATCAAGACAAGCTGGTCGGCTATTTTACGGAATGTCGCGATTTGGGGATCAAAGTGTTGGGCCCCGATGTGAACGCCAGTCAAAAACACTTCGCCGTCGCCGAGGACGTCATCCGATTCGGGTTGGCCGCCATTAAGAATGTCGGTGAAGGCGCCGTGGAGTCGGTCCTGGAGGTGAGGACCCAGACGGGTTCCTTCACCTCCTTCTTTGACTTCTGCCGACGAGTCGATCTCCACAAGGTCAACAAGCGGATGTTGGAAGGCCTGATCAAGGCCGGGGCCTTCGATTCCACCGGGGCCAGGCGATCACAGCTTGTCGCCGTGCTGGACCAAGCGGTGGAGGAAGGAGCCGCGGCTCAGCGCGAGCGTGACTGCGGTCAGATCAGTATCTTCGGGGAGGAGATGAACGGGCACGGGATGTCCGCGCCTCTCCCGATTCCACCATTGCCGTCGATCGCAGAATGGGATCAAGCCCAACGATTGAAATACGAGCGCGAACTCACCGGGTTTTATATCTCCGCCCACCCATTGACGCGGTACGAAACCGTGCTGGGTGCCTTGTCCACCACGACGACGACAGGACTGAAAGATTGCGCGGACGGGAGTGAGGTCAAGATCTGCGGGGTCATCGCCGCCGTCAAATCCATGCTGACGAAGAAGGGCGATCGCATGGCCTATCTGACGATCGAAGACCTGCAAGGCACGACGGAAATCATCGTGTTCCCGGACTTGTTTAAGACGGCCGGTGAGATGATGATACCTGAACAGATCGTGCGCATCACCGGGACAATCGATCGCGGCGACAAAGGGACCAAGATTCGTGGCAGCAAAATTGAACCGTTAGCTGAGGTTCAAGCTCAATCCATCAAACGAATCCGCATTCGGCTCACGGATCACCCTGACGTGCGAGAACAATTACCTCGCTTGGCCGATGTCTTCCGCCGGCATCCAGGCAGCACCACCGTCTCCATGCTGTTCCGGACAGAGGCGCGTTTGGAAGCTGAGACCAATCCGCTCCCGAATGTGACGATCTGCCCCAGCGACCATTTCATGTCGGATGTCGAGGAAGTACTAGGCAAAGGGGCCCTTTCTTTGCTATCGTAGGAACCAGTATTATTGGGAATCAACCACGATCGGTCCACCATCACTGCGAAGGAATCGATTGACGTCCATGCGAGACTACCTCGACTTTGAAAAACCCCTCCGCGAGATTGAAGAGAAAATCGAGAAACTCTCCGCTGCGGCAAGCAGCGGAAAAGCGAGCTCCCAAAACGATCTTCGAAAGCTTCGGGCCAAGCTGGCGCAGGCTGAGCACGAGCTGTATAAGAACCTGAGTCCCTGGCAGAGAACGCAGCTCGCTCGTCACCCGCAACGACCCAGCACACTCGACTACATTCGCGAACTGACGCGAGACTTTCTTGAGCTTCATGGCGACCGGGCCTATGGAGATGACCGGGCCATCGTCGGCGGGTTTGCCCGGTTTAACGACCGTCCCGTGATGATGATCGGCCATCAGAAGGGCAAGACGCTCAAGGAACGCATGCAACGAAATTTCGGGATGCCCAATCCCGAAGGATACCGGAAAGCCCTCCGGCTCATGAAGCTGGCGGAAAAGTTCAACCGTCCGATTCTGACCTTTATCGATACGCCCGGAGCCTACCCTGGAATCGGCGCCGAGGAGCGCGGACAAGCTGAAGCCATTGCGCGGAACTTGTTCGTCATGTCTCGGTTGACCGTCCCCATCATCTCGGTCGTCATCGGCGAAGGTGGGAGCGGAGGAGCCTTGGCGCTCGGCGTTGCGGACCGTGTCCTGATGCTGGAGCATTCGGTTTATTCGGTCATTTCCCCGGAAGGATGTGCCGCCATTCTGTGGGACAGCCCGGAAAAAGTTCAGACCGCCGCCTCCGCGCTGAAAATGACCGCACAGGACCTGCTGGAACTTGGCGTGATCGACACGATCGTGCCGGAACCCCTGGGAGGAGCCCACCGCGAACCGGATGCCATGTACGATCTCGTCGGAAAGACGCTCACGAACCAACTGTTTGAGTTACTTGACGTGCCGGTCGAACAACTCGTCCCACAACGAGAGCTCAAATACCGGAAGATAGGAGCCGTCACCGGCCTCCTCGTCGAACAGGCGTAATCACCCCTTCAGCGTTGCCTTCTTGTCCAGTAGTCCCGTCGTGACCAATCTTCGCTCGATCGCCTCCAGAATGTGGGTGGTCAAACTCTGTCGAAACGGATCGAGCACCGGCGCTTCCACGTAGCGATCGACGGTTCGCGGCAGTCTCCGCCACCAACCCCGTGCCGACGCGCGGGCCTGTTCAGCGCCCTCAGGACTTCCGCCGAGAATACGTCGAACCTCTCGTTCGAAAAAGCCGACATGAACAATTTCGTCTTCAAGAATCGAGGCAAGATCAGGTCGCAACGTCAACAAGAGGCGAGCGAATTCCAACCCCAACGACTCATATCCGTAGATCTGCACCGCCAACGCCGGCCACTGTCGTGGAACAGAAGGCAGACGATCACGTTCACGAGGCTGTCGACCGATCAGCGACTCAAACTGGGCCAGATGCTTTTGCTCATCTTCCTCATGCTTTCTGAGAAAGGTGTACACGTTCGGAGGCACATTCTGCAGTTGCGCTGATCGAACCGTCCACAGAGCCATCGCCTCGGCCTTGAGAAACCGTTCGAGCAAGGCGGCTTCACACTCCGGTGAGAGCCGAATGGATATGGGCGACTCCGATACCATGACGACCATATGGTACGCAAAGCGGACCCATGTTGTCCAAGCGCCGTTTACCGAATCACTAAAGGGGTTGACTCACACCCCCAATCTGTGTACATCCTTAGCATCTTGCGAGATTCAGCGATCTTTGAGGCACGACGCCCACTCCCCCTCGAACCAACAGCGCATCCAGGCACGAGTGCTTCTGGTCACACTAACCCATGAGGCGAGGCCTATGACAAACCCTAGCAGCACAGTCTCAGGCGTCTTTCAAGGGATCACCGTATGCCTGCTCGCGGGAGCACTCTTTGCGGAGGCTGGCTGCGTCAGCCAACGCGCGTATGAACAGATCAAAGCGGAAGCGCAGGAACATACACGAGCACTTGAATCGGTTCGAGACGAAGTGAAGGAACTTGACCAGCAAATCGCCGGGCTGCAAGCCGCCAATCGGCATGAAGACGCGAGCACCGCTGAACTACGCGCAGCCGTTCAGCGTGAAGAAGAACAGTTGCCGGTAATGAGGCAACGAGCGGAGGCGATGCTCACCTCGCTCAAGGGACAAGTCGCGGCGTTGATGAACCAGAGTTGGAGCCTCGCGCGAAAAATTGCGGACCTTCGTCATGAAAGCGCGTCCTTGCAGACTGCGGCCGCACAGTATAAACAGGAGCGGGAAGAGGGCCAAGCCGCTTTGACGGTGGCTGCGGATGAGGAAGAATCGAGCCTCACTCCGGCCATGACAGCCGAACCCTCCACGCCATCAGAGTCGCCGACGCTGGAACCCCTTGTGGCACAACTCCCGGAACCAACGGCTGCTTCACCGAGTCGGTCGGTCTCCGCACCATCGATCCCCTCCCCCTCGATGAATGCGGACCCCCCTGAGGTAGACAACTCATGGATCGGCATGATCTTCAGCTGGCTCACCACATTCTGGAATTGGCTCCTCAGCTAAGCGCAGGCCCCTGCGCGTTATCAATCCCGTTATCCGCACGGTGATCGCCCCACCTGAGTCTTGCTCCATTGTGCAGCCTTGTCTCCGGCAAGACGTCCCGTCGCGAGACAAGCTGTAAGCAGATAGCCTCCCGTGGGGGCCTCCCAATCCAGCATTTCTCCTGCACAGAACACTCCCGGGAGAGAACGGACCATCAGGCTGTCATCAAGAGCCGTGAATGAGAGACCGCCGGCCGTACTGATGGCCTCCTCGATCGGCCGAGGTGCCGTCAGCATCAGCGGAAGAGCTTTGATCGCAGCAGCCAAGCGAACGGGATCACCCAACACCTCCCTCGGCACGGCCTCGCGCAACAGACCAGCCTTCACACCGGTCATCCCGGCGCACCGCTTGAGATGCGTGGCAACCGTCCGTTTTCCACGGGGCCGAGAAAGATCGCTTACGAGCTGCTTCAGGGTTCGATCAGGAGCGAGATCGAGCCTCAGAGTCGCCAGGCCCTCGGCAGTGATCACATCGCGCACGGTAGCTGACACTATATATATGATTCCGCCTTCCACACCATTCGCGGTAACGACGAATTCTCCCATATGACGGATGGTCGAACCGTCCAGGGCGTTACTCACCAGCGCCACAGTCTTGACGGGATATCCAGCGAACCTGGCACGAAAATGTTGGCTCCACCGAACATCAAACCCACAATTGGCAGGTTGCAATGGTGCGATCGGCACATGCCGTTCTGACAAGATCTTCACCCACCCAGCATCAGAACCAAGTTGGGGCCAGCTGCCTCCGCCCAAGGCCAACACCACCGCATCCGCCTGCACCAGAGATATTCCGTCCGCGGTGAGAAAACGAAGCCTTCCCTGCTCATCCCAGCCACACCATCGATGTCGCACATGAAACCGTACACCATTCAGCCGTAACCGACGCAGCCATGCGCGCAACAGTGGCGCTGCGTTCATATCAACAGGGAAGATCCGTCCGGAACTGCCGACAAACGTTTCTACTCCAAGTTCATGGGCCCAGGCCCGCAGAGCCGTCGGAGGAAATGCTGTAATCGCCGGTTCGATGAATGCCCGGCGCGTCCCATAGCGAGAGAGGAAGGAGTCCATCGGCTCCGAATGCGTGAGATTCAGGCCGCCTTTTCCCGCCAATAGAAATTTTCGCCCTACAGACGGCATCGAGTCATAGACCTCCACCCCGACGCCGGTCCTAACGGCTGCTTCAGCAGCCATGAGGCCTGCCGCCCCACCTCCGATGATGACAATTGATCCCATGGCTCCCTTCAGATTCTCACAAACTAAAGACACTTCACTCGGACAGTCTATTACCTGTATTGACAAGAAATCATTTCTTTATTCTCGCCCAGCCTATTCATGAGGGTTCGTAAGGCTACGGCTCCATGATGAGCAACGGCAGGGGCCCCCTGAGAGGCCGACAGGCTTCCGTACAGAAACGGGGTGGCATGTGGAGACCGGAAGCGACGGGCATCATCGTCGAAAGGCATCCTTGCCTTTGATCACATCCTCCAACATCTTGTCGGCCAATTTTCCGGCTTTCCATCGACGGTATCGGTGATGCACCATGACCCAACAGACTACCCCGCCGACTAGGAATACAATCATCACAACTGTGTCGTCCATTGATCCTCACCAACACAATAAGAGTAGAGATTCACCACCAGCTAGTCGCGGTCATGATCGCGGCGCCTTCTTCTCTGTTCTATGGGCCTTCCATGAGATTGATTCGTCGGCGGCACCGCAGGTCTGATCTTCGCCTCTCGTTTCAGCAGGAAGCTGCGGAGCGCAACGGCCTGGTTGTGCTGTTCGTCCTTGGCGGAATAAACCAGCGTGACCGGACTGGCTTTGGCTTGCGCGGTGATCGTTGCAAGGACTGTTGATTGCTGTTCCAGCTCGGCATGGTACCGTCGCTGGAATTCCGTCCACCGAGTCGGATCGTGATTGAACCATGTCCGCAATGCCGTCGATGGGCCGATGTCCCGGAGCCAGAGATGAAGTTTCGCATCAGCTTTGGCAATCCCGCGAGGCCAGATTCGATCGACCAGGACACGAAACCCATCGGACGTGCTAGCTGGTTCATAGATACGTTTGACCAGAATCTTACCCATGATCGCTATAGGCCTATGGTCTCAATTTGTCGAACCTCTTCCGGTACCAGTGTAAACCGATCCGATTGCAGGTCTTCCTTCATATGGTGAGGATTCGTCGTGCCCGTCAGAGGCACCATGCCGACCTGCTGCGAAAAGCGAAACACGATCTGGGCAAGCCCTGCCTGGTACTTCGCCGCCATCGCCTGGATGACCGGTTCGGCAAAGATGGCTTGATTGGCAGTCAGGAGAGAAAAGCCCTGATACATTATCCGATGTGACCGACAAATCTCTCGTACTGCTTGATCCCACCCGAAGGCCGCATAACAGCGGTTCTGCACCACCATCGGCTTATGTTTGGCTTTCGTACAGAGCAAGGTCAGCTGCTCCGCCGAGACATTGCTGACGCCAATCATCTTTGTCTTGCCGGCATCGTAGAGTGACTCGATCGCCGCCCAAACCTCCCAATCTTCTGCTCCTAAGCCACGCCGGGAGTACGGTCCATGGAGGACGTACGAGTCGAGATAGTCCGTATGGAGATGTGTTAACGAACTCGCAAAGGACTGTTGGACCTGTGTCGTGATACTCGCCTGCGCGTCATACGGGAGGCGATGGTCCTGGCCGTTGACCGGAGTGAACTTGGTTTGGAGAAACAGCTTGTCGCGGGTGACCCCTTGCTTCGCTAATTGAAGCAGCGCCTCCCCCACCCGCGCTTCATCGTAATGGACGAGCTGATTCGCCGTATCGATCGCGGTGAACCCTGCCTCCACCGCTTGCAGAACCAGCCCCGTCGTGGCTTCTTTCTTCCACGCCGTGCCGTACATGAATGAGGGAATGGACACATGATTGTCGGTGATCAATGGCATCGCGATATCTCCTGTGGATGCTCGTACCATACACAGTTTCCGATGAGAGTCTCAATGACCGTCATCGCGAGACCTCTCCACCGGGACGATTCTCTCTTGCCCACATCCCGTATCAGCCTGACTGAACGGATAGGGCCATCTTCGGGGGTTGACACGCGATGACAACAGCGTAGAGTCAATCACGTAATCTATTGTCCTTCTTGAGCGAGGGCATGCAGAACAGTTTCTGACCTATGATGTAAAGGGCAATCTGCTCACGAGCACGGAGCAGAGTATTACCGCCACGACCACGTTTACCTACGAAGCGACCTTCAATCAGGTGACGAGCATCACAGATCCCAAGAATCATCTGACCATGATCACCTACGATGCCAAGGGCAACCCGCTCACGATCACGGATGCGGACAACAACGTCACGCGGTTCTTCTATGACGCGCGTGGGCTCTTGACCGAAACCCGCGACGCGCTCTATCCGGCCAACCCCGCCACCATATTCACCTACGATCCACTGGGACGGCTGCTCACCACCACCGATCCGTTGCACCGCACCACAACCTTGACCTATGACAGCGCCGGGAACGTGGCGACGTCGAAGGATCACCTCGATCGCATCACGGCCTTTGAGTATGATGTAAAGAATCGGTTGAAGAAGGTGACCGATCCCCTCTTGGGTGAGACGGTCTATACCTATGACGGGAATGGCAATCTCCTCACCGTGAAGGACGCGAAGAACCAGATCACCACGTTTGCCTACGACAGCCGGAATCGACTCGCCAGCACGACCGATCCGCTGGGCAAAGTCGAAACCTATGAGTACGACGGCAATGATAATCTGACCAAGCGCATCACACCCAAACTGGACCAGATTGTCTTTGCCTACGATCCGGTGAACCAATTGTTGAGCAAGACGCTCCCCGGGAATCTGCTCACCAGTTATCAATACGATCTCGTGGGCAACTTGACGACCGTGACCGATCCCGATAGCGT encodes the following:
- the dnaE gene encoding DNA polymerase III subunit alpha, whose product is MASSFVHLHLHTQFSLLDGANQIDPLVRQIKTFNQPAVAMTDHGNMFGAVEFYRKAKEVGVKPIIGCEAYMALGSRHAKKDSGLAHNDYYHLILLARNLAGYQNLIKLVSKGYLEGFYYKPRIDKELLKLHHDGIIALSGCLSGEIPYLIGQKDMDGAMAVAGEFQEIFGKDHFYLEVQANGLDHQRIANAGLVEIHKKLGIPMAGTNDCHYLKKEDARPHELMLCLQTGKTVGDPHRMKFDTDQLYVKSTEEIAPAFAEFPGAVTNTCRIADHCALDLPLNKTYLPQYRIPDGFKDRESYLEHLALAGLQARLKERPSRIASAVYDQRLREELMVICSMGFAGYFLIVWDIIRFARSRGIPVGPGRGSAAGSLVAYALRITDLDPLVYTLLFERFLNPERVSLPDIDMDFCMDRRGEVINYVVEKYGTDHVAQIITFGTLGAKAAIRDVGRVLEMPYADADKVAKLIPNQLNISLQQALETEPRLRELVDTDPKVKELMTNAQSLEGLARHASTHAAGIVISEGPLTDHVPLYKGANDEVVTQYSMGDVEKIGLVKFDFLGLKTLTMIRRAETLINETHPGSPPLVIDQVSFDDPATFALLSSGKTTGLFQLESSGMRDLLTGLKPDRFEDIIAIIALYRPGPMDLIPDFIKRKQGKVTITYEVPELEPILKDTYGVIVYQEQVMAIANKVAGFSLGQADILRRAMGKKKPEEMEKLRVKFIDGATENKIPEKKAEKLYELIQKFAGYGFNKSHAAAYAVVCYQTGYLKAHYPTEFMAALMTTDMGNQDKLVGYFTECRDLGIKVLGPDVNASQKHFAVAEDVIRFGLAAIKNVGEGAVESVLEVRTQTGSFTSFFDFCRRVDLHKVNKRMLEGLIKAGAFDSTGARRSQLVAVLDQAVEEGAAAQRERDCGQISIFGEEMNGHGMSAPLPIPPLPSIAEWDQAQRLKYERELTGFYISAHPLTRYETVLGALSTTTTTGLKDCADGSEVKICGVIAAVKSMLTKKGDRMAYLTIEDLQGTTEIIVFPDLFKTAGEMMIPEQIVRITGTIDRGDKGTKIRGSKIEPLAEVQAQSIKRIRIRLTDHPDVREQLPRLADVFRRHPGSTTVSMLFRTEARLEAETNPLPNVTICPSDHFMSDVEEVLGKGALSLLS
- a CDS encoding acetyl-CoA carboxylase carboxyltransferase subunit alpha, translating into MRDYLDFEKPLREIEEKIEKLSAAASSGKASSQNDLRKLRAKLAQAEHELYKNLSPWQRTQLARHPQRPSTLDYIRELTRDFLELHGDRAYGDDRAIVGGFARFNDRPVMMIGHQKGKTLKERMQRNFGMPNPEGYRKALRLMKLAEKFNRPILTFIDTPGAYPGIGAEERGQAEAIARNLFVMSRLTVPIISVVIGEGGSGGALALGVADRVLMLEHSVYSVISPEGCAAILWDSPEKVQTAASALKMTAQDLLELGVIDTIVPEPLGGAHREPDAMYDLVGKTLTNQLFELLDVPVEQLVPQRELKYRKIGAVTGLLVEQA
- a CDS encoding TIGR03862 family flavoprotein, which produces MGSIVIIGGGAAGLMAAEAAVRTGVGVEVYDSMPSVGRKFLLAGKGGLNLTHSEPMDSFLSRYGTRRAFIEPAITAFPPTALRAWAHELGVETFVGSSGRIFPVDMNAAPLLRAWLRRLRLNGVRFHVRHRWCGWDEQGRLRFLTADGISLVQADAVVLALGGGSWPQLGSDAGWVKILSERHVPIAPLQPANCGFDVRWSQHFRARFAGYPVKTVALVSNALDGSTIRHMGEFVVTANGVEGGIIYIVSATVRDVITAEGLATLRLDLAPDRTLKQLVSDLSRPRGKRTVATHLKRCAGMTGVKAGLLREAVPREVLGDPVRLAAAIKALPLMLTAPRPIEEAISTAGGLSFTALDDSLMVRSLPGVFCAGEMLDWEAPTGGYLLTACLATGRLAGDKAAQWSKTQVGRSPCG
- a CDS encoding DUF488 domain-containing protein; protein product: MGKILVKRIYEPASTSDGFRVLVDRIWPRGIAKADAKLHLWLRDIGPSTALRTWFNHDPTRWTEFQRRYHAELEQQSTVLATITAQAKASPVTLVYSAKDEQHNQAVALRSFLLKREAKIRPAVPPTNQSHGRPIEQRRRRRDHDRD
- a CDS encoding aldo/keto reductase family protein; translated protein: MPLITDNHVSIPSFMYGTAWKKEATTGLVLQAVEAGFTAIDTANQLVHYDEARVGEALLQLAKQGVTRDKLFLQTKFTPVNGQDHRLPYDAQASITTQVQQSFASSLTHLHTDYLDSYVLHGPYSRRGLGAEDWEVWAAIESLYDAGKTKMIGVSNVSAEQLTLLCTKAKHKPMVVQNRCYAAFGWDQAVREICRSHRIMYQGFSLLTANQAIFAEPVIQAMAAKYQAGLAQIVFRFSQQVGMVPLTGTTNPHHMKEDLQSDRFTLVPEEVRQIETIGL